Within Chloroflexota bacterium, the genomic segment TGGGCTGTGGGATCGGCGTCGGCGTCGGGCGCGGCGTCGGCGGCGGCGGCGGGATATTCGCCGCGATCTGTACCGTGTGCAGAGGGCCTTGGGCCTGCACCAGGCTGCTGAAGATCCAGACCTTCTTCTCCCCTATGCAGCAGATCTCCCACCAGTCACCCGCGGGATTCTTACCGGTGATGGTAAAGGTCTGTCCGGCCTTGGCCGTGCCCACTCGTGGGTAGTTCGTGCCGGGCCCCGCGCGCAGGTTTACCAGGTCGGCGCTGATGACGGCGAACGGCGTGGGGATGGGTGTGGGCGTCGGCGGCTCCGGCGTGGGGGTGGGAGCTGCCGGCGTCGGCGTGGGACCTGCTTGGGTCGGCTGCATCTCCGTAAGCTCCGGCGTCACCGGCGTGGGGGTGAAGGTAGGCCGAGGCGTGCGTGTCGGCGTCGGTGTGGGGCGGGGGCGGGCGATGAGCCCGGTCAGGGAACAGCCCAGAGTGGTGAGCAAGACCGTGATCGTGAGAACGAGCATCCAACCGGTGCGGTAACGCATCTTCCTCTCCTGCAATGTGATGTGAAGGCTGGGCCGGGACAGGCTGATGACGCGCACGAGGGCGCTCGCCCATCGCGGCCCCCTCAGCGTAGACGG encodes:
- a CDS encoding SH3 domain-containing protein, whose amino-acid sequence is MRYRTGWMLVLTITVLLTTLGCSLTGLIARPRPTPTPTRTPRPTFTPTPVTPELTEMQPTQAGPTPTPAAPTPTPEPPTPTPIPTPFAVISADLVNLRAGPGTNYPRVGTAKAGQTFTITGKNPAGDWWEICCIGEKKVWIFSSLVQAQGPLHTVQIAANIPPPPPTPRPTPTPIPQPTPTPAPQYAFNAGGVEARTNTNPWVSIWGRLFNRAGNGAVGGYKLRILRGGATVAEGTFDSIFSRAYPGLDSEFIYNAKIELHNFSDGQYTAQLLDGSGQPAGPDQTFTVSGTTREFLITWRQR